A region of Moorena producens PAL-8-15-08-1 DNA encodes the following proteins:
- a CDS encoding non-ribosomal peptide synthetase, which produces MRAIQDFLAELNALDIKVWVDPNNGNPQTDLGQVRLRCNAPKGVLTPVLKEQLSARKAEIIAYLQQHSQTKPQLLSATEGTQPTLLPVPHTGSIPLSFAQQRLWFLDRLESGLSKDYNLPSPFELKGPLNVKALKQTLQEIVHRHEILRTNFQVIEEEVQQTIHADMQLQLPLVDLQSLNEPAQTAEVQKLLSKEEQTPFNLVSDPLMRVTLVRLSGQHHILLLSFHHIVFDGWSAGVFLQEFAELYQAFCAGKTPLLPPLPIQYADYAIWQRQWLQGAELERQLQYWQQQFAPLPPPLELPSTKCYQPGKSVQGGRETFEIAPESTEKLRQLSRSVGATLFMTVLAVYTILLYRYSDQEDLTIGVPLAGRNHKQIEQLIGFFVNTLALRFNLEGNPSFRTLLRQVRQQVLDAQEHQDLPFEKLVEVLQPERDLSHSPLFRVMFVLQREVVGKRQIGELTLKSLPTTQATETFDLTLFVTEAEQRLQCIWEYDSHRFDAIDIARMTGHFQTLLEAILAHPDRAIGQLPLLTTAERQQLLSWGLGTILPFQAKPTLVTTLFEACAQANPEAIALQFGDRQLTYRALNDRANQLAHYLQNQGVGPEILVGLCVDRSPDMLLGVLGILKAGGAYVPMDPDYPSDRLTYMVEDSGIAVLLTQKALQARLPESEVKVVYLDAEWSAIAQQNTVAPSVNVQPQHLAYVIYTSGSTGQPKGVLIEHQAIASHCYGITEHYQVTSQDRFLQFTSLSFDAALEEIFPPLISGATLVLTDPDLWTVPEFHQKLIELELTFVNIPPSYWHQWLHWQQQNPEDAPPLPDLRLVVSGSDVLQPETIKLWQQLCQQNPWLDSVGLLNAYGPTEATITTTTFDIAGALSTHSSMPRVPIGRPLPNRTIYILDSNGNPTPIGIPGELHIGGIGLARGYLNRPELTVEKFIPNPFGEGRLYKTGDLARYRRDGNIEFIGRIDYQVKIRGFRIELGEIQAVLSQHPMVSQALVMVRQDRPGDKSLVAYVIRSEQQASSPELRHFLQQKLPDYMVPSAIVGLDSFPLTPSGKVNRRGLPAPDFEQGRSTDFVAPSTPAETVIATILAKVLGQEQVGIHDNFFALGGHSLLATKVISRLREAFEVELPVRAIFESPTVAGLASLVTHSQQITPGFTVPEIVPRESEGQPLPLSFAQARLWFLNQLEGQPNATYNMPFALEIKGLLDVGALERGLQEIVQRHSILRTRIQVVNGIPLQTIDPSAELKLAVVELIQEGNHQQNLQKLATAEAEKPFDLKQDWPIRATLLQLSPEDHALFLTLHHIVSDGWSIDLLLQELSTLYSAFVAGQPSPLPALPIQYVDYAVWQRQWLAGPVIEQQVEYWKQQLADVCSPINLPTDRPRPSVQRFRGGHFKFQLDTALSQKLRTLARGTNSTLFMTLLAAFAVLLSRYSGQEDMLIGTPVANRHHGQTESLIGFFVNTLVLRTRTEGNPSFRELLGQVRQVALSAYSHQDIPFEKVVEILQPERSLSHSPLFQVMFELQQRPTYEQFSNLTLTPIKQDLQIAKFDLTLSIIDSTSELIGYWEYNSDLFDRETIVRMASNFKTLLAGIVANPEERVEQLPLLSTNERQQLLVGWNNTRVDYPQDHCIHKLFETQAEQTPEAVAVVFAGEQLTYQELNARANQLAHYLQGLGVKPETLVGICVERSIEMVVGLLGILKAGGAYVTLDPDYPTARLTYMLEDSGISVLLTHKGLRARLPESEVKVVYLDADWSAIAQQDTVAPSVNVQPQHLAYVIYTSGSTGQPKGVLIEHQAIASHCYGITEHYQVTSQDRFLQFTSLSFDAALEEIFPPLISGATLVLTDPDLWTVPEFHQKLMELELTFVNLPPSYWHQWLHWQQQNPEDAPPLPDLRLVVSGSDVLQPETIKLWQQLCQQNPWLDSVGLLNAYGPTEATITTTTFDIAGALNTDSSMPRVPIGRPLPNRTIYILDSNGNPTPIGIPGELHIGGIGLARGYLNRPELTVEKFIPNPFGEGRLYKTGDLARYRRDGNIEFLGRIDHQVKIRGFRIELGEIESVLSGHQQVQECVVIPREDTPGNKRLVAYVVGDDDLDIKALKEYARQQLPDYMVPSVVVPLTSLPLSLSGKIDRKALPAPDPAFSHSSEFVAPKTESQIRIASLFAEILSLHPETISLDDSFFELGGHSLLATQLMFRIREAFEINLSLRALFDYPSVSDFASAIDQALVTGNYQSQTWDLEAEAALDPDIQPSTAIAPIVSPIERIFLTGATGFLGIHLLSELLTTTDATVYCLVRADNRDAGKERLKNKLEATGLWRENFTSRIIPIIGDLGTSRFGLSATEYNNLCQDIDVVYHVGAKVHHLWSYALLKDANVLGTQDVLRLASLGKIKPLHYVSTLFSTSQTDQPILESATTNHSDLPNVGYVQTKWVGEQLVWEAKERGLPITIYRPSRISGHSQTGVSSFDDLLSRLVKGCIRLQSFPNWNGFSENLVPVDYVSRAIVCLSQQNRLFGKAFHLINPKSVPFREIFDWVRSLGYSLEEIDYTDWRSKLIEDMENPLYPYLPNFPESPSNTTNTTNLIEYDCRNVVDGLKGSGIQLPEVNQDLFKTYLSFFRESGFVED; this is translated from the coding sequence GTGAGAGCTATCCAAGACTTTCTAGCTGAACTCAATGCTCTAGATATTAAAGTTTGGGTAGATCCCAACAATGGTAACCCACAGACAGATCTAGGACAGGTTCGCCTGCGGTGTAATGCTCCCAAAGGTGTTTTAACCCCTGTTCTTAAAGAACAGTTATCCGCTCGCAAAGCGGAAATCATTGCTTATCTACAACAGCACTCCCAGACAAAACCACAGTTATTATCAGCCACTGAAGGTACTCAACCCACTCTATTGCCAGTACCTCACACTGGCTCGATTCCCCTCTCTTTTGCTCAACAGCGACTTTGGTTTCTAGATCGACTAGAATCAGGTCTCAGCAAAGATTACAATCTTCCTAGTCCTTTTGAATTAAAGGGGCCTCTCAATGTGAAGGCCCTCAAACAGACTTTGCAAGAAATTGTCCATCGCCATGAGATTCTCAGGACTAACTTCCAAGTAATTGAAGAAGAAGTTCAGCAGACAATCCATGCTGATATGCAGTTACAGTTGCCTCTGGTGGACTTGCAAAGCTTGAATGAGCCAGCACAAACAGCTGAAGTGCAAAAACTTTTGAGTAAGGAGGAACAAACACCGTTTAACTTGGTCAGCGATCCCTTAATGCGAGTGACCCTTGTTCGTCTTAGTGGCCAACATCACATTTTACTGCTGAGTTTTCACCACATCGTTTTTGATGGCTGGTCGGCAGGGGTGTTTCTACAAGAGTTCGCTGAACTTTATCAAGCTTTCTGTGCAGGAAAAACCCCGCTTTTACCACCCTTGCCCATTCAATACGCCGATTATGCGATTTGGCAGCGGCAATGGCTCCAAGGAGCAGAACTAGAGCGTCAATTGCAGTACTGGCAGCAGCAATTTGCTCCACTGCCTCCGCCCCTAGAACTGCCCAGTACTAAGTGTTACCAGCCAGGAAAATCAGTGCAGGGTGGTCGAGAAACCTTTGAAATTGCCCCAGAATCAACTGAGAAGTTACGGCAACTGAGCCGCTCGGTGGGGGCAACTTTATTTATGACTGTTTTAGCGGTTTATACAATCCTCCTCTACCGCTATAGTGACCAAGAAGACTTAACCATCGGTGTGCCTCTAGCTGGTCGAAATCACAAGCAGATTGAACAGCTAATTGGTTTCTTTGTCAATACTTTAGCCCTGCGCTTCAATCTGGAGGGAAACCCGAGCTTTCGGACTCTGCTGAGGCAGGTACGCCAGCAGGTTTTGGATGCCCAGGAACACCAGGATTTACCCTTTGAAAAACTGGTCGAAGTTTTACAGCCTGAGCGCGACCTCAGCCATAGCCCTCTATTTCGGGTCATGTTTGTTCTGCAGCGAGAAGTCGTCGGTAAACGGCAAATTGGGGAGCTGACCCTGAAATCTTTGCCCACAACCCAGGCAACTGAAACCTTCGATCTGACCTTGTTTGTAACGGAGGCGGAGCAAAGGTTACAGTGTATCTGGGAGTATGATAGCCATCGCTTTGATGCCATTGATATTGCGCGAATGACGGGACACTTCCAAACTTTACTGGAGGCTATTCTAGCGCATCCCGACCGGGCTATTGGACAACTTCCCCTACTCACAACAGCAGAACGGCAGCAGTTGCTCTCGTGGGGATTGGGAACAATTCTACCGTTCCAGGCCAAACCAACTTTAGTCACCACTTTATTTGAAGCATGTGCCCAGGCTAACCCAGAAGCAATCGCTTTACAATTTGGGGATCGGCAACTTACTTATCGCGCCTTGAACGATCGAGCCAATCAATTGGCCCACTATTTGCAGAACCAGGGGGTTGGGCCTGAGATATTGGTCGGTTTGTGCGTCGATCGATCGCCAGACATGCTCCTTGGGGTACTGGGCATTCTGAAGGCAGGGGGGGCTTATGTCCCCATGGATCCAGACTATCCGAGCGATCGACTGACTTATATGGTCGAAGATTCAGGAATTGCTGTTTTGCTCACTCAAAAAGCGTTACAGGCAAGATTGCCCGAATCTGAGGTAAAAGTCGTTTATTTGGATGCAGAGTGGTCAGCGATCGCGCAGCAAAATACCGTTGCACCTTCTGTGAATGTCCAACCCCAACACCTTGCCTATGTGATTTATACATCTGGGTCTACTGGTCAACCTAAGGGAGTTTTAATCGAACATCAGGCCATTGCTAGCCATTGTTATGGCATTACAGAACATTATCAAGTAACCAGTCAGGATCGGTTTCTTCAATTTACCTCTTTGAGTTTTGACGCTGCCCTAGAAGAAATCTTCCCCCCTTTAATCAGTGGAGCCACCTTGGTGCTCACAGACCCTGACCTGTGGACTGTGCCTGAGTTTCACCAGAAATTGATTGAGCTGGAACTGACATTTGTCAATATTCCCCCCAGCTACTGGCATCAATGGTTACACTGGCAACAGCAAAATCCTGAAGATGCTCCCCCTCTACCTGATCTGCGACTAGTGGTTTCTGGTAGCGATGTGCTTCAACCGGAAACCATCAAACTTTGGCAACAACTGTGCCAACAAAATCCCTGGTTAGATTCAGTGGGCTTGCTCAATGCTTACGGTCCAACAGAAGCAACCATTACCACCACCACATTTGATATTGCTGGAGCCTTAAGCACCCATAGCTCTATGCCACGAGTGCCTATTGGTCGTCCTTTGCCGAATCGAACTATCTATATCTTGGATAGTAATGGTAATCCTACCCCGATTGGCATTCCTGGAGAACTCCATATTGGTGGTATCGGTCTAGCCCGAGGTTATTTGAATCGCCCGGAGCTAACCGTAGAAAAATTCATTCCCAATCCCTTCGGCGAGGGTCGTCTCTACAAGACAGGAGATTTGGCTCGCTACCGCCGGGATGGCAATATTGAGTTTATCGGACGAATCGATTATCAAGTTAAGATCCGAGGCTTTCGGATTGAGCTGGGGGAAATTCAAGCGGTCTTATCTCAACATCCTATGGTAAGCCAAGCCCTGGTTATGGTAAGACAAGATCGCCCAGGGGATAAATCCTTGGTTGCTTATGTGATCAGAAGTGAACAGCAGGCTAGTAGTCCTGAACTAAGGCATTTTCTTCAACAAAAGCTTCCGGATTATATGGTGCCTAGTGCCATTGTCGGCCTTGATAGCTTTCCCTTAACCCCTAGTGGTAAGGTTAATCGCCGTGGGTTACCTGCTCCTGATTTTGAACAAGGGCGCTCAACAGATTTTGTGGCTCCAAGCACTCCAGCTGAAACAGTCATCGCCACTATCCTAGCTAAGGTATTAGGTCAAGAACAGGTGGGTATCCACGATAATTTCTTTGCCCTGGGGGGACATTCATTGCTGGCAACCAAGGTCATTTCTCGACTGCGGGAAGCGTTCGAGGTTGAATTACCGGTGAGGGCTATATTTGAATCGCCTACAGTTGCGGGTTTGGCCTCCCTCGTTACCCACAGCCAACAAATCACTCCTGGATTCACCGTACCAGAAATTGTCCCAAGGGAGTCCGAAGGCCAACCCCTCCCCCTCTCTTTTGCCCAAGCCCGCCTTTGGTTTCTCAATCAGCTAGAAGGACAGCCTAACGCCACCTATAACATGCCGTTTGCCTTGGAAATTAAAGGTTTACTAGATGTGGGGGCCTTGGAGCGAGGACTTCAGGAAATTGTTCAACGCCATAGTATTCTGCGCACCCGCATTCAGGTTGTTAACGGTATCCCACTGCAAACAATCGATCCCTCTGCTGAGCTTAAGTTAGCTGTAGTGGAGCTAATACAGGAAGGTAATCACCAACAGAACCTCCAGAAATTGGCGACCGCAGAAGCTGAGAAACCCTTTGATCTGAAGCAGGATTGGCCAATCAGGGCTACTCTGTTGCAGTTATCCCCAGAAGACCATGCCCTATTCCTGACCCTGCACCACATTGTCTCGGATGGCTGGTCAATAGACCTGCTTCTACAGGAACTCTCAACCCTCTATAGCGCTTTTGTGGCTGGGCAACCGTCTCCCCTCCCAGCGTTGCCAATTCAGTACGTTGACTATGCTGTTTGGCAACGTCAGTGGCTGGCAGGACCTGTGATTGAGCAACAGGTCGAGTACTGGAAACAGCAGTTAGCTGATGTATGCTCCCCGATCAATTTGCCCACAGACCGCCCCCGACCATCTGTACAACGTTTTCGGGGAGGGCACTTCAAGTTTCAGCTCGACACTGCTCTGTCCCAAAAGTTGCGAACCTTAGCGCGAGGGACTAATAGCACGTTGTTTATGACCTTGCTGGCTGCCTTTGCCGTCCTCCTCTCACGCTACAGCGGCCAGGAGGATATGCTCATTGGTACTCCTGTTGCCAATCGCCATCATGGTCAAACCGAATCCCTGATTGGCTTCTTTGTTAATACTTTAGTGCTACGTACTCGAACTGAAGGTAATCCCAGTTTTAGAGAACTGCTTGGGCAGGTGCGTCAGGTTGCTCTGTCTGCCTATAGTCATCAGGATATTCCTTTTGAAAAAGTGGTGGAAATTCTGCAACCAGAACGTTCCCTGAGTCATAGTCCCTTGTTTCAGGTCATGTTTGAGTTACAGCAAAGACCCACTTATGAGCAGTTTTCCAACTTAACCCTCACCCCCATTAAACAGGATCTGCAAATCGCCAAGTTCGATCTGACGTTATCAATAATAGATAGCACGTCCGAGTTAATTGGATACTGGGAATACAACAGTGATCTGTTTGACCGGGAAACCATTGTTCGGATGGCTAGCAACTTTAAAACCTTACTAGCTGGGATTGTGGCTAATCCAGAGGAACGGGTTGAGCAGTTACCGTTACTGAGTACCAACGAGCGCCAGCAGTTGTTGGTGGGGTGGAATAACACCAGGGTAGACTATCCCCAAGACCATTGCATTCATAAGCTATTTGAAACACAGGCAGAGCAGACACCAGAGGCTGTGGCAGTAGTCTTTGCTGGTGAGCAGTTGACTTATCAAGAGTTGAATGCCCGTGCTAATCAGTTAGCTCACTATCTCCAAGGCTTGGGGGTGAAGCCTGAGACCTTGGTGGGCATTTGTGTGGAGCGTTCTATAGAGATGGTGGTGGGCTTGTTGGGGATTCTTAAAGCAGGAGGGGCTTATGTCACCCTCGATCCTGATTATCCTACAGCTCGACTGACTTATATGCTGGAAGATTCAGGAATTTCTGTTTTGCTCACTCACAAAGGGTTACGGGCAAGATTGCCCGAATCTGAGGTAAAAGTCGTTTATTTGGATGCAGATTGGTCAGCGATCGCCCAGCAAGATACCGTTGCACCTTCTGTCAATGTCCAACCCCAACACCTTGCCTATGTCATTTATACATCTGGGTCTACTGGTCAACCTAAGGGAGTTTTAATCGAACATCAGGCCATTGCTAGCCATTGTTATGGCATTACAGAACATTATCAAGTAACCAGTCAGGATCGGTTTCTTCAATTTACCTCTTTGAGTTTTGACGCTGCCCTAGAAGAAATCTTCCCCCCTTTAATCAGTGGAGCCACCTTGGTGCTCACAGACCCTGACCTGTGGACTGTGCCTGAGTTTCACCAGAAATTGATGGAGCTGGAACTGACATTTGTTAATCTCCCCCCCAGCTACTGGCACCAATGGTTACACTGGCAACAGCAAAATCCTGAAGATGCTCCCCCTCTACCTGATCTGCGACTAGTGGTTTCTGGTAGCGATGTGCTTCAACCAGAAACCATCAAACTTTGGCAACAACTGTGCCAACAAAATCCCTGGTTAGATTCAGTCGGCTTGCTCAATGCTTACGGTCCAACAGAAGCAACCATTACCACAACTACATTTGATATTGCTGGAGCCTTAAACACCGATAGCTCTATGCCACGAGTGCCTATTGGTCGTCCTTTGCCGAATCGAACTATCTATATCTTGGATAGTAATGGTAATCCTACCCCGATTGGCATTCCTGGAGAACTCCATATTGGTGGTATCGGTCTAGCCCGAGGATATTTGAATCGCCCGGAGCTAACCGTAGAAAAATTCATTCCCAATCCCTTCGGCGAAGGTCGTCTCTACAAGACAGGAGACTTGGCTCGCTACCGCCGGGATGGCAACATTGAATTCCTCGGTCGCATTGACCATCAAGTCAAAATCAGAGGCTTCCGTATCGAACTCGGGGAAATTGAATCCGTGCTCAGTGGCCACCAGCAGGTGCAGGAATGCGTGGTCATCCCCCGGGAAGATACCCCAGGGAACAAGCGGCTGGTAGCCTATGTAGTTGGGGATGATGATCTTGACATTAAGGCTCTCAAAGAGTATGCCAGACAGCAGTTACCAGACTACATGGTTCCCAGTGTAGTGGTGCCCCTGACGTCATTACCCCTGTCTCTCAGTGGTAAGATAGACCGCAAAGCTTTACCTGCCCCTGATCCTGCCTTCAGCCACAGCAGTGAGTTCGTTGCACCTAAAACAGAGAGTCAAATTCGCATCGCTAGTCTTTTTGCCGAAATTCTCTCCCTGCACCCTGAAACGATTAGCCTTGATGATAGTTTCTTTGAGTTAGGTGGTCATTCCCTATTGGCTACTCAACTGATGTTTCGCATTCGTGAAGCCTTCGAGATTAATTTATCTCTAAGGGCATTGTTTGATTATCCCTCTGTTTCTGATTTTGCTAGTGCAATCGACCAAGCTTTAGTAACTGGAAACTATCAATCCCAGACTTGGGATTTAGAAGCAGAAGCTGCTTTAGATCCAGATATTCAACCATCAACTGCGATCGCGCCAATCGTCAGTCCAATTGAACGAATTTTCCTAACCGGTGCAACGGGTTTCTTGGGAATTCATTTACTTTCTGAACTCTTGACCACAACGGATGCTACTGTCTATTGTTTGGTTCGGGCTGATAATCGTGATGCTGGCAAAGAAAGACTGAAGAACAAGTTAGAAGCAACTGGATTATGGCGTGAGAATTTTACATCTCGAATTATTCCGATCATCGGAGATTTAGGAACCAGTCGTTTTGGACTCTCAGCAACTGAGTATAATAATTTATGCCAAGACATTGATGTGGTTTATCACGTTGGAGCTAAGGTTCATCATCTGTGGTCTTATGCTCTTTTAAAAGATGCGAATGTTTTGGGAACCCAAGACGTGTTAAGACTGGCTAGTTTAGGAAAGATAAAACCGCTTCATTACGTTTCTACTCTATTCTCAACATCCCAAACTGACCAACCCATTCTCGAGTCAGCAACTACCAATCATTCTGATTTACCAAACGTAGGCTATGTTCAGACTAAGTGGGTAGGAGAACAGTTAGTTTGGGAAGCGAAAGAGCGCGGTTTGCCCATAACTATCTATCGACCGTCGAGGATTAGTGGTCACAGTCAAACCGGTGTATCTAGTTTCGATGACTTACTCTCGCGACTGGTGAAAGGATGTATTCGACTCCAAAGTTTTCCTAACTGGAATGGTTTTTCAGAAAACCTCGTTCCAGTAGATTATGTCAGCCGAGCGATTGTTTGCCTGTCTCAACAAAACCGTTTATTTGGAAAGGCGTTCCATTTAATTAATCCGAAATCGGTGCCTTTCAGGGAAATTTTTGACTGGGTGCGCTCCCTGGGCTATAGCTTGGAAGAAATTGACTATACTGATTGGCGTTCCAAGTTGATAGAGGATATGGAAAATCCTCTCTACCCTTACTTACCCAACTTCCCGGAATCACCCTCAAACACAACAAACACAACAAACTTGATTGAGTACGATTGTCGCAATGTGGTTGATGGTTTAAAGGGAAGTGGTATCCAGTTACCCGAGGTTAATCAGGATTTATTTAAAACTTACCTCTCCTTCTTTAGAGAAAGTGGATTTGTGGAGGATTGA